The Brassica napus cultivar Da-Ae chromosome C1, Da-Ae, whole genome shotgun sequence DNA segment ACCGAGCCTCAAATCCCGACAACGACTCAGAATCATCATCATAATCCACAAGAACAACAAGAATCCAAACCCGTTAATCAGCCAATCGAAGAGTATCAGGTTTTCAAACCATTGAAACCCATCGCTCTCCTAGAAACAGAGACGATCCTAGGCAAACCCTTCGAACAGATCAAGAGACTCTACACGCTAGGTCACGAGCTAGGTCGAGGGCAGTTCGGTATAACCTACACTTGCAAGGAGAACTCAACGGGAAACACGTACGCGTGCAAGTCCATACTCAAACGAAAGCTAACGAGGAAGCAAGACAGAGACGACGTCAAGAAAGAGATTCAGATCATGCAGCATTTGTCTGGACAAAAGAACATCGTCGAGATCAGAGGCGCTTACGAGGATAGACAGTCGATACATCTTGTGATGGAGCTGTGTGGTGGGGGTGAGTTGTTCGATAGGATCATAGCTCAGGGTCATTACTCGGAGAGAGCAGCTGCTGGTGTTATTAGATCGGTGCTGAATGTTGTGCAGATTTGCCATTTCATGGGTGTGATGCATCGTGATCTCAAGCCTGAGAATTTCTTGCTCAGTAGTAAAGATGAGGATGCTATGCTTAAGGCTACTGACTTTGGATTGTCTGTGTTCATTGAAGAAGGTAAGATGTGTAACCAAATCCTCTTCTTATTTGcttattgttttaatttttttaagattctGATGAATGTTTGAGTTATGTTGTGGATATAGAATAGACTATAACTTAAATAATCTTATCTCATTTTGTTATAGTATATAGTGCTAAGCTTCAAGTTATGCCATTTCAGTTAGTTGATAATCTTGAATTCATTTAATCTACAGGGAAAGTGTACAGAGATATAGTAGGAAGTGCTTATTATGTTGCTCCTGAAGTATTAAGACGAAGTTACGGCAAAGAGATCGATATTTGGAGTGCAGGGATTATTCTTTACATTTTGCTTTGTGGTGTGCCTCCTTTTTGGGCAGGTAATATAAAAGCTGATaaccatttttatttaatttggtttATCCATTTAGTTATGTAATTGTTTATGTTGTTGTGATTGTTACGTTTGTAGAAACTGAGAAGGGGATATTTGAGGAGATAATAAAAGGAGAAATTGATTTTGAGAGCCAGCCATGGCCTTCTATATCTGAGAGTGCTAAAGACCTTGTGAGGAAGTTGCTCACTATGGACCCTAGGAAACGAATCTCTGCGGCACAAGCTCTTGGTAATAATGCCCACTTAACCTCTTCAAGATTAGTCTgctaaacaaaatatttaagtgTGGTTGTGTAATGTTTTCATAGAGCATCCTTGGATCAGAGGCGGAGAAGCGCCGGATAATCCTATTGATAGTGCTGTGTTATCTCGGATGAAGCAGTTCCGAGCAATGAACAAGCTTAAGAAGCTAGCTCTAAAGGTTAAAGAAACTACAAACTTCTCTTATAGAAGTAATCCTTCTCTTCTGTTTTGCATGATCATTGGTTGTGTTTCTTGCAGGTTATTGCTGAAAGTCTATCAGAAGAAGAAATCAAAGGTCTTAAAACCATGTTTGCGAATATGGATACTGATCAAAGTGGCACTATCACTTACGAAGAACTCAAAACCGGGCTGGCTAGACTCGGTTCTAAACTCTCTGAAGCTGAAGTTAAACAACTCATGGAAGCTGTTAGTAATTTTCATTTCTTTCCCTGCTTCCATTCTTCTTCCATAGTCGTCATCAAAATGATAGAATCTGAGAAGAGAAAccatgttatatatatgttttcaggCTGATGTAGACGGTAATGGAACAATCGACTACATTGAGTTTATCTCAGCAACGATGCATAGATACAGATTGGACCGAGATGAGCACTTGTTCAAAGCTTTCCAGTACTTTGACAAAGACAACAGCGGGTAAGTTCGCGTAGAAAATATAAACTTAGAAGTTAAAACTATTCTAAGACACTAAGATGGTTTTGGATAACACAGGTTTATAACAATGGATGAGTTAAAGTCAGCAATGAAAGAGTATGGTATGGGAGATGAAACTAGCATCAAAGAAGTTATAGCAGAAGTAGATACAGATAATGTAAGTTCTGTTTCTCTCTACATAGCAACTAACAAAAGAAGTTATTAGCCAACATATAATGGGTCTCTTGGTGCAGGATGGAAGAATAAACTATGAAGAATTCTGCGCGATGATGAGAAGTGGTACCACACAGCCACAACAAGGGAAGACTTCTTCCATTCCATTGATTGATTAGTCGAAAAAGGAGGAATATAACATTAGTTTTGATTCCCAACATTTGTCTTAGATTCATGTGCGTAAAGTGTTCAAGTCCTAAACCGATgaaaagttttagaaaaaagtAGTTTATGTTTTTCGAATATTCAATAATTTGACTCGAGATAAATTTCATACAAGTTGCAGAATAATCTGGCTTATTAAGAGGAGGAACAACTTTTTTATTCATGTGAATCATCGAGAAAAACGTAACAAACAATCTGCTTATCAAGTAGAGCAACAcgttgttgtttttttatttgaaagaaTAAAAGGTTATTCAATCAAAGTGGTACATCAGGTGCATATATTCTAAAATCTGTGTATAGAATGAAACTAAGAAACCCATAATTGAATTCAGTATGATCTTCAGCTTGGATGGTTATTGTTGAATGTTGAGTTCTTGTCCCGAACCAAGTAACCAAACTTTCGTTGATATACTTGAACTGAAAGAAATCTGTTTTGTATCGTCTTATTCACAAATTTGACAAGACCAGTCGGATCTAGAGGATTCTCACCATCCCACCTGAATTTTTCTTCTCCATGTGATTGTTGCGTAGAATGTACATCAAAGAAGAAATGGTTTTGGAGCGGTAAGGTTTGTACTAGAAAGGATATGGATAGTATCACTTCATGTCGTatatattacagattttaaactaaatttacGATACAatgtatttgaatatatatatatatatatgtgtatatattgtttttttaatcacCAAATCAATTAACTAAACCAATCACATTTGGCtgtatcaatactattaaaagagaaaaaatcctaaaaaatctacctatgaaagttgtttggaccctttcatttTTTAGTCCAAcctttaatataaaatcaaatatcatAACATGCATTTATTATAACAACAAATTAAAActtattacattttaatatataactcaTGATTTCCAACAATTATTATAGCAATTGTTATCCTTTTACATTTTAGCAACCCACATTATTTCAATCACACGAATGTACAAGATATCttgacttttaaaatatttaatttaaactcttaatttttaaaaatttgatttaaaatatatcagaTGTTTCATATGTTAGTTTAGTTATACCAACATCCTTTAATATTTCTACATtatatcaaaagagataaaatgTTTCGAAACATAAGTTTATGTTTGGATTCGCGGGTCTGAGTTCTTCGGATCCTAAACGTTTGgcataactaaatattttaaaatcgatAGTTTAAGCTATGGTCGGTTCTTTTTGGTTACAGATTGGTTCGGACTCATAATTCAAATatctgtaaaataaatttaatttttgactACATAACATGTTCAGATTGGTTTGggtattataattaaaaaaatacgaAGTACCTAAAACACAAAAAAGACTTGAACCACAAAAATACCTGAAATCCAAACAAATAccagaaaaatattcatatactcAAAAGATCCAAAATTTTACCCGTAAACCTAATCTGAAGAACCGAAAACACCAAAATTTTACCaacccaaaatatatttttctaaaattgaaattttacccATAACCCCAAACTATAACCGAAAACCCGAAccagaaacttaaaaatatttgtaatgcCGAAAACATATATGAAATACCCAAACATACCTAATATACATAAATCATTCCAGGTAGTTTGGGTACCCGATCGAGTCTTGGATATGGCCCAAACTGGAACAGAGATTCGCGGTCCAAAAAGATATTGAATAGGTACTTTGCCCATGACTCATACCCCGAACTGCACCTGTATTTTCGAATTGGTTACAGATTTAGTTTTTCAGGTCCGACAAACTGTCGAATCGTAtgaaaaaattagataaaaatgtagagataaaatctgaaataataatgtataacaatctcaaaacattaaTACATATAAAACGTTTTTATAATCTAAAAAAACCTACGTTTTTAAGTGGATGTAAAAATCTAGTTTGCTTTAAAATTGCTAATATTGTCTCCATGTTCATTTGGTCTTTGTGCCAGGAGTACGTTGTGGCCGGATTCTTGTAAATATATCAGCGCCgaaatgtaatatttattattctagATGATGagtacatttttaaaaaagatttccCGGCTCCCTTATCAAACATATGACATACATGAATTGAATCAACAATATCTAATTGTTTTCGTGTTTTCTTTTACCATGCCAGATACAATTATAACTATGTTATCTTTTGGAGGACACTTAGAACAATGTTGAAATCTGAGTGACCGAGTGAATTCATTTCAAATGAGAAAATACTCTACTGAAAAACCTTTCTCTTTCAAATATCATTCTTGTCAGAGTCCGAGTATACATGAGATTAACTTCTTGAAGAGCTTTGTTAATGTGGATGGTAAACACATCACATTTGTTTTAGGAAATTATAGTTGTGCTTTTCccatttgtttttatattttgcttattttgttacctctaaatttttaaataaattttaaaactcataaaattgtagcatatattaatttatcattaGATACCCACGAAACAAAGAATTGAAGACACTCTTGGAAATAATATAGTACaatttattgaaaaaatataCTATGAGCCTTGTACATTTAAGAAAATGCTCAAATATAGTACAATTTGTCTAGTATATGAATGTTGTATGATCAacaatataatatagtttatcaAAAAGTATAGATTATAACATTAGCATTTGTATAGTCAGAatatcatatcaaaaaaaagagatgaaagTGTAAATTTCCACATAATGAAAAAGAATTTTACAAGTGATGAATTAAGTTATATTTGGTTTGtccattattttaaaacaaaagtcaaCAAAGTTGTTGGCATGGATTATATCGTATATAGTGTagattttatagaaaaataataatttatttctttacataattttttgaaatgataatattaaaacttaacatatttttattgtaattaagattttaaatgttaaaatcCTTTAATTAAGTTGGTGTGGATAAAACTCGATACCATAGATAAATCTAACAATAGTTTATTGTATCGATATCATAGATAGAAAGTttaatttcttaaataaaattagttgaaaGTTTTTCGAgttataaatttttagtttgttgGTTTTTTATACAAACCAATTAGAACATCATTAACCAAAGATGTTTGTAgggtgtttaaatttttttaattaaaaaaaaaaaagaagaaaaaaagaaagaggagTGCTTAATTAAGCATCACAAGCACTTGTTGCTTGCACTATTTGTGAGCTCTATTGACACGTAGCGACCTACgattagtttgttttattttttttttttttttttttaatcaaaaaaaaaatcaaaaaaaaaaacattaaaagtgCTAGGATTAATGGTGTTCTTAGTTGGTATAACGTTAAAAGAGTGAAGAATCGACTAGAATGATTAATTACGGTGGGTCCAACCGAAGTCGTAGTCGACTGGAATCGTGCTGACCATTAAAATGGATTCGAATTGATAGGTAGAAAATAGATTTTGATACAGAAGCTAACAAGTAGTATGCCGCGTATCATTATTTATCTTAATTATGTAGGATCATAAGTTTCTTTATCTTAATTATGTAGGATCATAAGTTTCTTTAAACGTAGACCAAGTGTCTATGTCACTGTTTACGGTTTAGTAAATCGAGTTATTCGTTACTTCCGgcttcaccaaccaataggattgtgttatttcatattagatatcttttaaaaagaaaacaaaatattgtcaagttatattatgtttttaaaaataaaaacgtaaaaaataaataaataaaaatagtagtagtcacagaattttttttttaaaaaatttatatttttaacatcgttagcaaaacactaaaccctaaatcctgaaccctaaacatttggataaactctaaacccttggataaatcctaaattctaaatcaaaaacactaaacactaaaacactaaaccctaaaccctaaatcctaaatcctaaaccctaagtgttttagtgtttagtgtttactgtttttatttagaatttaggatttggtgtttttctgacgactttaaaaatatttttttttaaatattttttgtataactACTACTATTTTAACTTATTatccttttattttaaaaacataatataacttgataatattttatctactttttaaaaaaatatcgaatattaaataacattcacccaagaataagtccagtaattttcatctatttAAAAGTGCTAATGTTTTTAATCTTTAACTACACACCACTGCCGATAACTTTTTGTCATTACGcggtcaaaagaaaaaaaaaagagagagaaaagagagaaaacacGTGGGAGGAAAGCACCGACGTCCGGCGGCGCGTATGCGCGCGTGCCGGCGCCGGTGGCTCCCTTCTTGTCGATCCATGCTGGGTTTCCCACTGTGCGCGTCGATCTGCTGTCCTATCCGATATATTTTCGGATCTGGACTAGGGTTTTATCGCCGGAAGAGATCTGTCTACGGAGGGTTTCAAACGGCGGTAACATCTCCTTCTCTGGATTCGTGGTGAGGTAGTAGGACGCGGCTCGTCGTGACAGCTTGTTAGTTTTTTGAGTTGAAGTTAGGGTTTATTCCGGGAGGCGGAGGCTCCGTTAGTTCCACCGTCGCCGTTCAAGTTTCCGGGGGGTGgaggcttcttcagctctgcgtCGCCGGCAAAGTCTCCGGGAGGTAGAGGCTCTCTCAGCTCTGCGTCGTCGGATCATGCACCGAGGGGTGAAGGCGTCCTGTACCTTGCCTCGTCGGCTCttgcttttcttcttctgcttaaTTTTTAGATTAGTTTCTTAGGGCCTTTGTGTTTGTTTATGGCGTTGATGATGTTTGAGACCCGTGTGTGTTCTCTCGTTGGAGGAAGAGAGAAGCGTACGTATCAAGATGGTGATGTTCTGTGAGCCGTTGTTGTTACTCTGGTGTGTGCTCGAACGGTGGTGGTGATGATCTCGCTCCGGCGATTGATCTCGCCGGTAAAGATTACACTAGAGTAAAAGACGGCGGTGGTGAAGAGTGTGTGTAGGTCATGGGATCTGGTTTGTCACGGTGAGGCATGTTCCTGTAGTGGCCGGTGAGACGCGTCCGTTCTCCGACGTAAGTGCTCCCGGTGGAGGCGACGTTTGCGGGTCTGTTTTTTGAGGTAGGGCGAACCGCGAGTCGGCGAGTTTGGGTTTGAGGGTAACGGGCATGGGCCTAAGCAGGTTGGTTCGTTTAAGTTGGGCTTTGTGTTTGGGCTTTTAGGTCTTTGTAACTCACTTTGGGCTTCGGCTTTTTTGCTAATATAGTccagttggaaaaaaaaaaactacgcaCCACTGCCCTTGTTGTCTACACGCCACCACCATTATTGTCTCTCTCGTTTACGCATTAAATTAAAAGTTACAGTCTACCTAACGTTCTATAATTTAACTAAATTATTTGCCGTAATAGCTTAAAAAGCTTACAAGTGTatattaaaatcagaacctcaTAAAATGTCATCCGTTAGATATTATCTATATTTTAGAACGTCTTTGTCCTTAATAATTCATTGTGGGTCATGTGATTCAATATTTATTACTCTGTAACGCcatgtttatgttttatttatttcttgtgACTTTCGACTTTATTCTACGCATGGGCCccgtttcttttattttgaactttttcGTTGGAATCTTTTTAATGAGTCTAATCGTATTCATAGTATATGTCATTTGCTTCCAAAAACTCTCTAGTGAGACCAGTAAAATATATCGTTATCATCATACACGGTACTGTAAAGTATGGTATCATGATTCATGCATGTTGAACAACTTGAGTTATAGCTATTTCATTGGTTTAACATATGAATGTATATCATTCCATGAAATTAAAACAGAGATTAAGGTACGATTTCACCATTTACTAATCATTACATTACACACAATCTATCATATCATACATCCATTCCATCATCAACCCCACCACAAACCCAAAATCAACAAAGAAACAACATTAACATTAATTAACTCAAAAGACCACTACCACATAATTAAAGCATTAAGGCTAAAACAACACACAAAAAGAAGAGTGCATATGTGGTCACCACTATGATGCTGCATACATCATCATCGTCACCCTTCGTTTCATTTTAacttcttaaaatataattttattcatcTTGGTTCGATGCCAAGAAAGTACAGAGAGAACCCCAAACACAAAGaggctctctctctcacacCCTTTGCAATCTCAGTGAATCTTGTTTGCCAGATTGCACTGCTTCCTGATCTCACCCTTGGAACCAGTCAAAGGGTTGTTCTCGGACAAGATCTGGATGGCTCTAGTGAACTCCTTGAAGAAGTAAGCCTGGTCCTTAGCCATCTTCTTAACAATTGGTCTGGTTCGTTTGTCGTGTGCGAGCTGGTGGTCCACAAGGAGCAAACCCTTGTTGTCTAGGATGTTACGGTAGTAGTTGTTGTCTAGTACCATAGGTGTACCACGGTCATTACGCACATACTGGACCGCCTTTGGGTCAGGGATCGAGTCGGGACACTTGTGGAGcatgtgagggacgtggtccgGGTTCAAGGATGGGTCCACCTCAGGGTACAAACGGTGCACCAGCTTCACACAGTGAGTTCTTCCCACGCTGTGTGATCCTACACACGTGATAAAACAAAATGTCAAAATCGTACAGTCTCCAACTTAATAAAAGAcctaaataaatttgtattggTGTACTCctatactatttttaattttcttgacCAAAATAACCTTGTACTATGGTCAATGGACCAGGACTTAGCAAAGGGTATTATAGTCTTTGGTGGTTAGTTTTGACTTTGTACCGATCCGTTTTTACCAGGAGATATCGGATAAGGATTATTTTCAGTTTTCCAACTCAGATCGCGTATTTCGATGAGATCCGAGGAGACTAGTACAAGTGGTTAATTGATATTCCTAATTTTTAAGAATGTTTCATACTTTCATGCATGAGTAAGTTTCTTGAACTAGGGCATATGAGCAAGACTATTTCTTGGATGGTGATAGACTTTTTTTACTTTCGAGcgttacatttttattagaCACTAGGTGAGTAAATAATCAAGGAAGAGAAAAGGTAATGGTACCGAGGAGGGCGACAAGGCCGGGAGTGTCGATACCGATGGACTTGAACTTCTCAAGAACGACGGAGATACTCTCGTTGTGGTCGGGAAGGTAAGACTCAAGCATATCAGTCCTGCTCTTACGTCCATCTCTCCTTCCTGTTTTCAAGGGAATATGTGGTCCTCCCACCTACTCAAAATCACACACACACTTTACATAAGATTCCCCAAAAAACAACATGCAGTTTCGTAATCAGAGAAATAAACGGCATGAAATTTGGTTTTAACTCACTGCTTCGATGCCTTCTCTTGCGGACAAGACGAGGATGTCGGAACATGAGACAACACCAGGGCACTCCCTCTCGAGAGCTTCTTTAATCTCCTCAATGTATCTAAAGTTTCTCAGACCGAAGCTCCTGTCGTGTTCTTTCTCTCCTAGCTCTCTTCTTGTTGAATCCAGCAAAAGCGACGCATCACATGACTATAtgcaacaaaacaaaacatagtaAATCTTAAGCTCTGTTTCAGTTAAAAAAGCAAACCTATAGCTACGTTTTAACACAGAGATCAGTACTTATCCACTAAAGTTATCCCAAAAAATATACGAAACTCCACCATgcaaagagagatagagagagtacGGACCTCGACGGCGCAGTCGTGGAAGATGTTACGGAGCCAAGAGAAAGCGGTGTTCTTGTGGCGTTTGTAAAGGAGTTTGACTTGTTCACGGATGATGTCTTCAGCCTGAGGACACGTGTCCTTGTAGAAGTTCATCATCAAGCCTGGCTCCTCCTCCATTACAACTGCTTCGGTTGTTGCAGAGAGTGCCCAAAGGCAAAGCATCGCCACCATCATCGCACCTTTTCCTCCCATCTTTTCTCTCTTTCGTCTTCTCTCTCACTACACTCTTGAGTTGAGTGGATGAGCAAGCAATGCAGCGTCCTTAAATAAAGGAAAATACagttttcttctttatttttcaaacaaaaaaaagattttattaatttggaGGTTATAGTAAACTAAGGCAAGTAGGTTAGGTTTTCACGTTTCCacgaatatatatttatgtcatcGATGATCATATACTAATAGACCATTAAGCTCTACTTTATGAATTATTCCtgtttaaattttagaaatcaaaTTATTATCATAAGACTACAATAGTTGTCAATTCTATCAGTCGTGATTAAGAATATTGTATTGCATACACTACTACGAACAatttgtaagcattttatacaaaaaaaaaaaaaaaaattgcatatttATGTATGAACTTTGATGTTAAGTTCTTAACTGTTGTCTTATAACCTACTTTGTGGAAATTTACTTGAAATTAccttaaggttttttttttgggcaacacCTTAAGGTTTATAAACATACATTTTTATGGAAAAATTAAACTAGGTAAGAAATTTAAAACCATTTTGTATTATCAATGAAACCATTTTGTATTATCAATGCTAGTTGGCTACGTAGTACACAGTGACTGTACCTATGAGAAAATACACAAGTTTGTTGTAGATTTTAAAGTGGATGGCATTTTGGATAATTTGTGTAATTTAGAAGGGTGTTTTGGTTAGCTAAACCAATAAGTTTTGGATTTTGGTCTCATCGAGTGCATCACTGGTACTGGTAACTGGACCCTGTGTGACATACAAAAAATATCTACTTCTTTTGTCACTCAATAC contains these protein-coding regions:
- the LOC106435514 gene encoding calcium-dependent protein kinase 15 produces the protein MGCFSSKHRRTQSDVVNGNVQRSIPTNQSQTHVPRDVTAHSSIPTNQSQTHVSRDATEPQIPTTTQNHHHNPQEQQESKPVNQPIEEYQVFKPLKPIALLETETILGKPFEQIKRLYTLGHELGRGQFGITYTCKENSTGNTYACKSILKRKLTRKQDRDDVKKEIQIMQHLSGQKNIVEIRGAYEDRQSIHLVMELCGGGELFDRIIAQGHYSERAAAGVIRSVLNVVQICHFMGVMHRDLKPENFLLSSKDEDAMLKATDFGLSVFIEEGKVYRDIVGSAYYVAPEVLRRSYGKEIDIWSAGIILYILLCGVPPFWAETEKGIFEEIIKGEIDFESQPWPSISESAKDLVRKLLTMDPRKRISAAQALEHPWIRGGEAPDNPIDSAVLSRMKQFRAMNKLKKLALKVIAESLSEEEIKGLKTMFANMDTDQSGTITYEELKTGLARLGSKLSEAEVKQLMEAADVDGNGTIDYIEFISATMHRYRLDRDEHLFKAFQYFDKDNSGFITMDELKSAMKEYGMGDETSIKEVIAEVDTDNDGRINYEEFCAMMRSGTTQPQQGKTSSIPLID
- the LOC106435511 gene encoding peroxidase 42, which codes for MGGKGAMMVAMLCLWALSATTEAVVMEEEPGLMMNFYKDTCPQAEDIIREQVKLLYKRHKNTAFSWLRNIFHDCAVESCDASLLLDSTRRELGEKEHDRSFGLRNFRYIEEIKEALERECPGVVSCSDILVLSAREGIEAVGGPHIPLKTGRRDGRKSRTDMLESYLPDHNESISVVLEKFKSIGIDTPGLVALLGSHSVGRTHCVKLVHRLYPEVDPSLNPDHVPHMLHKCPDSIPDPKAVQYVRNDRGTPMVLDNNYYRNILDNKGLLLVDHQLAHDKRTRPIVKKMAKDQAYFFKEFTRAIQILSENNPLTGSKGEIRKQCNLANKIH